gtggcgcagcggatgATCAGCGATGTTGAGCTTCTTTGCTTCGACGAGGTGGCCGTCTCTGATGTGGCACACGCCATGATTCTCAAGCGTCTCTTCCATTCATTCTACAAGATCGGACTTGTTGTCATCTTCACTTCAAACCGCCCCCTTGAGGACTTGTACAAGGATGGCCTGAACCGTGGTGGGTTCATTCCTTTCATCGATCTGGTGAAGAAGCAGTGCATCATTCATCACATGAAGAGCAACGTCGACCATCGGTTACTCGGCCACCAGGCGGACACCTACCTCACTCCAATGAACAGTGAGAACACCTCCAAGTTCGAAAAGCTGTTTCTTGAGATGTGCAAGGCGATGCCTGCGACGGAGCGGAAGCTTGAGGTGTTTGGGCGCGACGTCATTGTGCCGCGGGCATGTGGAGGTGTGTGCTACTTCCACTTCTTTGAGCTCTGCGGCGGTGAAAAGTCTACGGCAGACTACGAGGTAATTGCCAGGACGTTTCACACAATCTTCATCAATGGTGTGCCCCAGTTTCCGTACGAGAACAGCGATGTGAAGAGCCGGTTTCTACTGCTCATCGATACGCTGTACGGGCATAGGTGCAAGGTAATG
This genomic interval from Leishmania mexicana MHOM/GT/2001/U1103 complete genome, chromosome 5 contains the following:
- a CDS encoding putative ATPase, whose product is RYKSKEEMQDPANRTNMVRYNTSDNRRRTPDAEINLFDEVAQRMISDVELLCFDEVAVSDVAHAMILKRLFHSFYKIGLVVIFTSNRPLEDLYKDGLNRGGFIPFIDLVKKQCIIHHMKSNVDHRLLGHQADTYLTPMNSENTSKFEKLFLEMCKAMPATERKLEVFGRDVIVPRACGGVCYFHFFELCGGEKSTADYEVIARTFHTIFINGVPQFPYENSDVKSRFLLLIDTLYGHRCKVMIHAAVEPPQLQAPKGEGAGRIEGGAQRFDQLSEFERESGNKLVDADDSAFQMDRCVSRLFEMRTKEYLEIPHEPQDVDLSTR